DNA from Salmo trutta chromosome 14, fSalTru1.1, whole genome shotgun sequence:
CCTTTCCCATATAGGATGTTGCAGACACTTATCAGCCACTGCACTCTGGATGTATACCACAAACTCACAACTAAAATCAGAGAAGCTAAATAGGAAATCTCCATCTTACCGCGTACAAGAAAATGACTGCAATCAAACCCTGTGGCGCTACGCTAACTGAGTTAGAGGGAAGGAATTTTTGGGGTTGACTGATAGGCTAGATAAAAAGAATGTTGGCTCAACATTGACTGGCTCACCTTAGCATAGCATCTCTCCATATGTCGCAGTGCCACCTTTGGGTTGATAGGGTGACTGCAGGACACACAGAAAATCATCAGGTCTGTTTCTTCATTGTCCCCTTCATTCGTCTGAAACGAGAACCAAAAGAAAGACACGTCAAAGCAATGTTTCACCCAGGAAGCCGCTGAAAGATTTGAGCGCAGACTTGAACGGGCAAAACATTTCTCTTGCCGAGGAGCTCTGACCCCACTGGATAAATACCGCAGTGGCCAATAAACTAATTCTGAAGTGACTCACCTCCTCATCCTGCTGGACTACCTGCTGCTTGGCCTTAGCAATGATTCCCTCCAGCTCGTGGAAGCGTTTCTCCATGTCAGTGAGACGCATGCGTGCATTCTGCTGATCCCTTCGGATCCGCTCCAGTTGCTTCTTGCCCTGCTCCTCAGCGATGCAGGGGCTCTGCTGCCACTGCTGGATACGTTGAGGGAGTATCTCATAGAGCCGGCTAGAGACAGAATGTATTTTACATTTGGTTGATTTTCTTAcagttgcatgtgtgtgttttggtgtttgtgCGCTTACTTGGTAGCCAGCTTCATGCCACATTCCTCTGAGCAGTATTTGGAGTTGGCTCGTGCAGCTTCCACACAGCTGGGCCCAAGGCACTGTCGCTGCCCTCCTCCATCCCTGGCATCGCCCCTATCGCTGTGCCTGACTTTGTCCTTGTGCTTCTGCTTCTGTTTGTGCCGCCGTGACTCTTTCTGATATGCATTAACAAAAAACAAATCGCAATGCACACATGTAAGATCACTGTACTTTGATGTAGTTTGTCACAACAGTAAGATTCCTATGATGCAATAAAAAAAGCTAAAATCTTCAAATATTTGGTAGATGTGGACTGCAACTGCATggataaaaattaacagtaatcATTGTGTGTCTGCAAGATGTGAAAGTAAAGTTTGCTTACTTTCTTGTCAAATTTATTTTCCCGTCTCTTCACATGCTTGACCTTCACAGCTTTCTTTCGCAGGACAGGGCTGAATGGAGGCCCGTCATCCTCATCACTGAGCCATGGCTGGGTTGAACAGAAACAATAAGAAACATTCAAAATACTTGAAAAATTGCTATTCAAGCTAAAGAACAAGTGGATATGGGAGTGTAAGTGCAACAGTAGGACAATAATAAGGATCTTTGTGTATTTTGAATGTGTTTCAAATAGTTCTTGACAGAATCTTCAGCCATATTTCTCATCTATTGCAATACCATGTTGTCGTCATATCCCGCTGCCTTGTACTTTTCATAGAGTTCTGCCTCACTATCGTAGTCGTCTGAATATCGTCTTCTCCGGTGGTAGGAATTATCCCGCCTTTCACGCAAATTAAACTCTTCATCCTTCACACGCAACATTTTCTGCAGAGAATAAGAGGCATTGTGTCACAGTTTGCAAGACTACAGACGTTTTTTGACTACACCTGTTCAAAAGATGTAAGTAAAAAAATAGAGTGATGGCATAGTCTCATTAGGAACGCACCCTGGCTCGGACGTCACACTGCCTAAATCGACACTTCTGTCTTATTTTGTTGGGACCCCCAAATTTCTTCATGTCCTTGCAGAAGTCGCATGTGGCGCAGTCCTCAGTCCTCAAGCAGGGCTCGCACTCTCCACACATACGAGCAGAGCGCTTAACCTGAGACAAACAAGAGAGACAAAGATATGTTTGCCAATAGAATAGTTCCAAAGATACACAATTTTAGATATACATTGAAGGAAAATGGGGATATAACATTTAGATGTAAAATAACGAACCTTTGATCCACGGCGCCTTTCAGATTTATAATCTGGAGTGCTGTTTTGTCTTTCAAattttctctctggctctctctggccctcTGCCTCCTTTTCGCGGCTCTTCTTTGGACGGTATTTTATCTCCAATGATGGGTCTTTGTCTAATAAAAAGCAACAGGTTAGTAAGTACATGTGACAGATACCCATGTGGATGATAGTGAATAGGAAACCAAAAGTTCACCTTGGCATCGCAGGCAGTACCACTGCCTGATAGCTTTGGCCATCTTCTCTGTGAGATTGATGCAGTTACCATGAAACCACTCATTACAGTTGTCACAACCACTACAAGAAAAACACAGATATGAGCCCCATGAAATTAAGGTTATGTAACATTTCAAGGTCATGTTATGATTACTTGTGTTGAAGGTGTTGCTGTTATGATCTGATTAAACTCACATCATGAAGCAATTGATGTCAGGTTTTCGACAAATGCAGTACACTGGTGCATTCTCGCCCTCCATACTGCTCTCAAGCCCCGGTGCAGGCTCAAAGTCTGACACTTCACTGTCCTGGAAGATAATCATCATCATCTAGCCAGTCAGACAACCTCCAGCGCAATAACTAATATTTCTTGTACTGGAGGTCGATCCGACGGTCCATAAAAACATGGCAATTATTTTCAAACAACCTTTGTCGATACTTTTTTCATTCTCGATTTGTTAGGCACTGGTGTCTTAGACATCTGTTTCCATTTGCAGATGGAACTCAGATAACCAGAGAAGTCATTAAAATATTACATCCACTTTTTGCACGGAGTTCCCTCAGCATTTTAGCTGCCGGATATCTCGCATACAACCCAAACACAGATGTACACACATGCGACAAGCCATTTCTAACTCAACACAAAAAAAGTGGATTTAATATTCTCTAGTTTTTGGAGTTACCCTGGAACTGGAAACATCCGTTTATAAGACACGCCAGTGTAAGTATAGCCAAATAAAGGTTGGTTGAAAATAAATGTACCATGATTTCAATGGACTGTCGGCTCGACCTGCAGAGTACAAGCTAGTTGCAGTACTTGGGTAACGTTATGCCGCTGGAGGTTCGATCTGATAGGCTAATCATCATTATGTCAAAAACAACTAATCTGATGGCAAACATTAATATCTAAAGTTACTATACTGCGGTCTACTCTAAGTCGAGTCGGACATACTAGTCTGCCCAAACAATACAATCTTTTGTTAGTTAAAAAAATTATTTCGCATTCCAGATGGCAACTTCGCTAGCTAGATCTAGCTAGGTAACCATAACCTGAGACATAAAACAAATAGCGAACGCTTAACTAACAAACGGTAACAAGCCAAAAGTCTGAAAATAATCGACAAGCTGTTGCATTTCCATTGCGACTGGCAagctaccgttagctagctaaaagtgCTGGCTAGCATTAGCTGGTTTAGCAAGGCGAAGACACTAATCTAGACAATTGCTATGTTAGGCAACCAACCATGAAATTCACATAAACCAAAACGCATTTCTTTGCATTAATTTAGCTAACTAACGGTACCATTTGTGATGTATTTGCAATCCTCGATCAAACTTCAACGATAGTACCTAGCTAAACAACTGCTCAGGGTCACAATCTGGGTTGACGACGCCGGAAATCAAATAATCGGCTGAACTCGGATGTTGGACCAAACCTTCTTCTTTAAAGCTTTATTCTATGCTATCATGGCGGTCCGCAAGCAATCGTTtaagtgcatgccgccacctactgtgctggaatgtACGATCACTAATGATCTGCCCAATTCTTTTACTACCATGAAAATGACAAAACAAATAAATCCCCCGAGTCGTATTGGTAACCTTACCAATAAAAGCTATGAAGTCAACTTTATTAATTATCAAAGCGTCCTTTGACACCGCACATTCATGAGCACAAATTTCTGAAGAGGCCTCGAAACCATGCCAGGACCGGCAGAAACACCCACTTACTActggagcagccatggaagcgcCATCATTCCACACTGTAGTTCCACCAATCTGTTTTACAGCCTCTGCATACGATACATCATGACTAATTTTATATCTCtaagcctctctagcctctctctgcACCTGGTATCCACCAAATGCTGCACTATGTTCCCTCCCACAATTACAACACTTAAACTTCACATTGCTGCCTCATTCACCataatcattttttttattacatttttttatttcacctttatttaaccaggtaggctagttgagaacaagttctcatttgcaactgcgacctggccaagataaagcatagcaatttgacacatacaacaacacagaattacacatggaataaacaaaacatacagtcaataatacagtagaaaaaaagaaaacaaaaaggctatatacagtgagtgcaaatgaggtaagatgagTTAAGGTAATAAattggccatggtggcgaagtaattacaatatagcaattaaacactggaatggtggatgtgcagaagatgaatgtgcaagtacagatactggggtgaaaagaagcaaaacaaataaatacagtatgggaatgaggtggatagatgggctgtttacagatgggctatgtacaggtgcagtgatctgtgagctgctctgacagctggtgcttaaagctagtgagggagatatgagtctcaagcttcagtgatttttgcagttcgttccagtcattggcagcagagaactggaaggaaaggcgaccaaaggaggaattggctttgggggtgaccagtgagatatacctgctggagcgcgtgctacga
Protein-coding regions in this window:
- the LOC115207576 gene encoding CXXC-type zinc finger protein 1 isoform X2 yields the protein MDSEVSDFEPAPGLESSMEGENAPVYCICRKPDINCFMIGCDNCNEWFHGNCINLTEKMAKAIRQWYCLRCQDKDPSLEIKYRPKKSREKEAEGQREPERKFERQNSTPDYKSERRRGSKVKRSARMCGECEPCLRTEDCATCDFCKDMKKFGGPNKIRQKCRFRQCDVRARKMLRVKDEEFNLRERRDNSYHRRRRYSDDYDSEAELYEKYKAAGYDDNMPWLSDEDDGPPFSPVLRKKAVKVKHVKRRENKFDKKKESRRHKQKQKHKDKVRHSDRGDARDGGGQRQCLGPSCVEAARANSKYCSEECGMKLATNRLYEILPQRIQQWQQSPCIAEEQGKKQLERIRRDQQNARMRLTDMEKRFHELEGIIAKAKQQVVQQDEETNEGDNEETDLMIFCVSCSHPINPKVALRHMERCYAKYESQTSFGSMYPTKIEGATRLFCDVYNPQSKTYCKRLQVLCPEHSRDPKVPGDEVCGCPLVRNVFEATGEYCRVSKRKCNKHYNWEKLRRAEVDLERVRVWYKLDELFEQERNVRTAMTNRAGLLALMLHQTIQHDPLTTDLRCNKDR
- the LOC115207576 gene encoding CXXC-type zinc finger protein 1 isoform X3, yielding MEGENAPVYCICRKPDINCFMIGCDNCNEWFHGNCINLTEKMAKAIRQWYCLRCQDKDPSLEIKYRPKKSREKEAEGQREPERKFERQNSTPDYKSERRRGSKVKRSARMCGECEPCLRTEDCATCDFCKDMKKFGGPNKIRQKCRFRQCDVRARKMLRVKDEEFNLRERRDNSYHRRRRYSDDYDSEAELYEKYKAAGYDDNMPWLSDEDDGPPFSPVLRKKAVKVKHVKRRENKFDKKKESRRHKQKQKHKDKVRHSDRGDARDGGGQRQCLGPSCVEAARANSKYCSEECGMKLATNRLYEILPQRIQQWQQSPCIAEEQGKKQLERIRRDQQNARMRLTDMEKRFHELEGIIAKAKQQVVQQDEETNEGDNEETDLMIFCVSCSHPINPKVALRHMERCYAKYESQTSFGSMYPTKIEGATRLFCDVYNPQSKTYCKRLQVLCPEHSRDPKVPGDEVCGCPLVRNVFEATGEYCRVSKRKCNKHYNWEKLRRAEVDLERVRVWYKLDELFEQERNVRTAMTNRAGLLALMLHQTIQHDPLTTDLRCNKDR